One Syntrophorhabdaceae bacterium genomic region harbors:
- a CDS encoding DUF6306 domain-containing protein produces the protein MEEYDDSANQTPAYKAHMNQDLVAFYNRLLEAERAGVQTLNDLSEKVHEQDERDLLKKFLLDEGMNCQILTTFIRNSGGKPTSQTGDFVDKIRALNTIDEKLRLLVRGQEWVAKYIQRNRGLPLKASDRMFLEAMKIQHEENVDNLKRYVDSDDEAVKRGLEPTRKW, from the coding sequence ATGGAAGAGTACGACGACAGCGCCAACCAGACCCCGGCATACAAAGCCCATATGAACCAGGATCTAGTAGCTTTCTACAACAGGCTGCTTGAAGCCGAAAGAGCAGGAGTGCAGACCCTGAATGACCTTTCGGAAAAGGTCCACGAGCAGGACGAAAGAGATCTGCTGAAGAAGTTCCTTCTCGACGAGGGGATGAATTGTCAAATACTGACTACATTTATAAGAAACTCAGGAGGGAAGCCAACATCACAAACAGGAGACTTCGTCGATAAGATCAGGGCCCTCAATACAATTGACGAGAAATTGCGCCTGCTGGTCAGGGGACAGGAATGGGTCGCCAAATATATCCAAAGGAACCGGGGCCTCCCGCTGAAAGCCTCCGATCGGATGTTCCTGGAAGCAATGAAGATCCAACACGAAGAAAACGTCGATAATCTGAAGAGATACGTAGACAGTGACGATGAAGCAGTCAAACGCGGTTTAGAGCCGACCCGCAAGTGGTGA